One window of the Shewanella cyperi genome contains the following:
- a CDS encoding efflux RND transporter permease subunit, which produces MLNYIIQTSIRQRLMLVIVTLLLAVFGMGELRKTPLDALPDLSDVQVIIKTPYPGQAPKLVEEQVTYPLSTAMLAVPGAKTVRGFSMFGDSYVYVIFEDGTDIYWARSRVLEYLSQVSSRLPDGVQPALGPDASGVGWVYEYALVDRSGNLDLSQLKSLQDWYLKLELQSVAGVSEVATVGGMEQTYQIVLQPDKMAIYKLDIATVRQAISRANGEAGGSVVEMAEAEYMVRAKGYRQTLEDFREIPLGITSVSGTPLQLKDIANVRKGPASRRGIAELDGEGEVVGGIIVMRYGENALATIEAVRAKLEQLKTGLPQGVEIIPTYDRSNLITQSVDNLVHKVIEEMLVVGLVCLLFLLHARSTLVAVITLPMAILIAFIIMNAMGINANIMSLGGIAIAIGAVVDGAIVMVENLHKHLEHFKAEQQREPIAAEHWRIVAEASLEVGPALFFSLLIITLSFVPVFALEAQEGRLFAPLAYTKTFAMGAAALLSITLVPVLMGYFIRGKIPSERSNPISRVLIALYRPSLGLVLRFPRTTLLLALIALGSAWYPASRMGSEFMPALEEGDLLYMPTALPGISAGKAAEILQQTDRLIRTVPEVARVFGKIGRAETATDPAPLTMLETTIMLKPKSEWRTGLTLDGIIEQLQQTVRVPGLTNAWVQPIKTRIDMLSTGIKTPVGIKITGADVNELQSIGAEIEAILARLPNTRSAYAERVGGGRYIDISPKLEVASRYGMTLMDIQDVVRYAIGGMQIGESVQGAERYPINLRYPRELRDNIEKLRELPVITKTGHYLPLGNLAQIEISDGPPMLKSENGRLISWVFVDIGDISIGEYIEAAQAALDQQLKLPARYSYSFAGQYEYMQRVDAKLRQVIPMALAVIFILLMLTFGSALQAAVIMLSLPFALVGSAWLLYLLGYHLSVAVAVGMIALAGVAAEFGVVMLVYLNNAIRHRKHSGEYHSEADLKAALMEGAVMRIRPKAMTVATIFFGLLPIMWGSGAGNDVMQKIAAPMIGGMVTAPLLSLFVLPALYLLVYRRKLPANIEQA; this is translated from the coding sequence ATGCTGAATTACATCATTCAAACCAGCATACGCCAGCGGCTGATGCTGGTGATAGTGACCTTGCTGCTGGCGGTTTTTGGTATGGGTGAGCTGCGCAAGACGCCGCTGGATGCCCTGCCGGATCTGTCCGACGTGCAGGTGATCATCAAGACGCCCTATCCGGGTCAGGCCCCCAAGTTGGTGGAGGAACAGGTGACCTATCCCCTGTCCACCGCCATGCTTGCTGTGCCCGGTGCCAAGACGGTGCGCGGCTTTTCCATGTTCGGCGACTCCTATGTCTATGTGATCTTCGAAGATGGTACCGACATCTACTGGGCCCGCTCGCGAGTACTGGAATACCTGAGCCAGGTCAGCAGCCGTCTGCCGGACGGGGTTCAGCCCGCCCTGGGCCCGGACGCCTCCGGTGTGGGCTGGGTCTATGAATATGCCCTGGTGGATCGCAGCGGTAACCTGGACCTGTCGCAACTGAAGAGTCTGCAGGACTGGTACCTCAAGCTGGAATTGCAAAGCGTGGCCGGGGTGTCCGAAGTGGCCACAGTCGGCGGCATGGAGCAGACCTATCAGATAGTGTTGCAGCCGGACAAGATGGCCATCTACAAGCTGGATATAGCCACGGTACGCCAGGCGATTTCCCGCGCCAATGGCGAGGCCGGTGGCTCAGTAGTGGAAATGGCCGAGGCCGAATACATGGTGCGGGCCAAGGGCTATCGCCAGACCCTGGAGGACTTTCGCGAGATCCCCCTGGGAATCACCAGTGTTTCAGGCACCCCGCTGCAACTGAAGGATATAGCCAATGTTCGCAAGGGGCCGGCCTCCAGGCGCGGCATAGCCGAACTCGACGGTGAGGGAGAAGTGGTCGGCGGCATCATAGTGATGCGCTACGGCGAAAACGCCCTGGCCACCATAGAAGCGGTCCGCGCCAAGCTGGAACAGCTGAAGACCGGTCTGCCTCAGGGGGTGGAGATCATCCCTACCTATGACAGATCCAACCTGATCACCCAGTCGGTGGATAACCTGGTCCACAAGGTCATTGAGGAAATGCTGGTGGTGGGCCTGGTGTGCCTGCTGTTCCTGCTGCACGCCCGCTCCACCCTGGTGGCGGTGATCACCCTGCCGATGGCTATCCTCATCGCCTTCATCATAATGAATGCCATGGGTATCAACGCCAACATTATGAGCCTCGGCGGTATTGCCATCGCCATAGGTGCCGTGGTGGATGGCGCCATTGTCATGGTGGAAAACCTGCACAAACATCTGGAGCACTTCAAGGCCGAGCAACAAAGGGAGCCCATAGCGGCGGAGCACTGGCGGATTGTCGCCGAGGCGTCACTGGAGGTGGGACCGGCACTGTTTTTCTCGCTGCTGATCATCACCCTGAGCTTCGTGCCGGTGTTTGCCCTGGAGGCCCAGGAGGGACGTCTGTTTGCGCCCCTGGCCTACACCAAAACCTTTGCCATGGGCGCAGCGGCGCTGCTGTCCATCACCCTGGTGCCGGTGCTTATGGGCTATTTTATCCGCGGCAAGATCCCATCGGAGCGCAGCAACCCCATCAGCCGGGTACTGATTGCTCTCTACCGTCCGTCCCTGGGGCTGGTGCTGCGCTTCCCGCGCACCACACTGCTGCTGGCGTTGATTGCACTGGGCAGCGCCTGGTATCCGGCCAGCCGCATGGGCAGTGAGTTTATGCCGGCACTGGAGGAAGGGGATCTCCTGTATATGCCCACGGCCCTGCCCGGCATCAGCGCCGGCAAGGCCGCCGAGATTTTGCAGCAAACCGATAGGCTGATCCGCACAGTGCCCGAGGTGGCGCGGGTGTTCGGCAAGATAGGTCGGGCCGAAACCGCCACCGATCCGGCGCCACTGACCATGCTGGAAACCACCATAATGCTCAAGCCCAAGAGTGAGTGGCGTACCGGCCTGACCCTGGACGGCATTATCGAGCAGCTGCAGCAGACGGTACGTGTGCCCGGACTCACCAATGCCTGGGTACAGCCGATCAAGACCCGCATCGACATGCTGTCCACCGGCATCAAGACGCCGGTGGGGATCAAGATCACCGGCGCCGATGTTAACGAGCTGCAGTCCATTGGCGCCGAGATCGAGGCCATATTGGCCCGGTTGCCGAACACCCGCTCCGCCTATGCCGAACGGGTCGGCGGGGGTCGCTACATAGACATCAGCCCCAAGCTGGAAGTGGCCTCCCGCTACGGTATGACACTGATGGATATCCAGGACGTGGTGCGCTACGCCATCGGCGGCATGCAAATCGGTGAGTCGGTACAGGGAGCCGAGCGCTATCCCATCAACCTGCGTTATCCGCGGGAACTGCGCGACAATATTGAAAAACTCAGGGAATTGCCGGTGATCACCAAGACGGGCCATTACCTGCCACTCGGCAATCTGGCCCAGATAGAGATCAGCGATGGCCCGCCAATGCTGAAAAGCGAGAACGGCCGCCTGATCTCCTGGGTGTTTGTCGACATAGGTGATATTTCCATTGGCGAATACATTGAGGCCGCCCAAGCGGCACTCGACCAGCAGCTGAAACTGCCGGCCCGCTACAGCTACAGCTTTGCCGGTCAGTACGAGTATATGCAGCGGGTCGATGCCAAGCTCAGACAGGTGATCCCCATGGCACTGGCGGTGATCTTCATCCTGCTGATGCTGACCTTTGGCTCGGCGTTACAGGCCGCGGTCATCATGCTCAGCCTGCCCTTCGCTCTGGTGGGCAGCGCTTGGCTGCTGTACCTGCTGGGTTATCATTTATCTGTGGCGGTTGCCGTGGGCATGATAGCCCTGGCCGGAGTCGCGGCCGAGTTCGGGGTGGTGATGCTGGTGTATCTCAACAACGCCATTCGCCATCGCAAACACAGCGGGGAGTACCACAGCGAGGCCGATCTCAAGGCGGCGCTGATGGAGGGCGCCGTGATGCGGATCCGTCCCAAGGCCATGACAGTGGCGACCATCTTCTTCGGCCTGCTGCCCATCATGTGGGGCTCGGGCGCAGGTAACGATGTGATGCAGAAGATTGCCGCCCCCATGATTGGCGGCATGGTCACGGCACCGCTCCTGTCGCTGTTTGTGCTGCCGGCCCTGTACCTGTTGGTCTATCGGCGTAAACTGCCTGCCAATATTGAGCAGGCTTAA
- a CDS encoding VOC family protein, translated as MKISAYQSGHPCWSELGTTDWPGAKQFYRTLLGWEMADLVAPAGAFCMFTLEGDDLGAIFKLPEGEVSQWGGYFACDNLEATIARAEAAGGSLLFGPHAVAQAGRMAHMVDPQGARFSLWQADKHIGARRFGESGSLCWMELACREPSRAMDFYHRVFGWDFRTSSLPGMEYHEVLADGRECGGIMPMDAEEPANWLLYFQVRDCDAVTGQALNLDGEVCVPPTDIPNVGRFSVLKDPQGATFAVIALDF; from the coding sequence ATGAAGATATCAGCCTATCAATCGGGGCACCCCTGTTGGAGCGAGCTTGGCACCACGGACTGGCCCGGCGCCAAGCAGTTTTACCGGACCCTGCTGGGCTGGGAAATGGCTGACTTGGTGGCACCGGCCGGCGCCTTCTGTATGTTCACCCTGGAGGGGGACGATCTGGGGGCCATTTTTAAATTGCCTGAGGGTGAGGTCAGCCAATGGGGCGGTTATTTTGCCTGCGATAATCTTGAGGCTACCATAGCCCGCGCCGAAGCGGCCGGTGGCAGCCTGCTGTTTGGCCCCCACGCTGTCGCCCAAGCCGGTCGAATGGCGCACATGGTCGATCCCCAGGGGGCTCGCTTCTCCCTGTGGCAGGCCGATAAACACATAGGCGCGCGCCGCTTCGGTGAATCGGGCAGCCTGTGTTGGATGGAATTGGCCTGCCGGGAGCCGTCCCGTGCCATGGATTTCTATCACCGGGTGTTCGGCTGGGATTTTCGCACTTCATCCCTGCCGGGTATGGAATACCACGAGGTACTGGCCGATGGCCGGGAATGCGGTGGCATCATGCCCATGGACGCTGAAGAGCCGGCCAACTGGCTGCTGTATTTCCAGGTGCGTGATTGCGACGCCGTGACAGGGCAAGCCCTGAACTTGGATGGCGAGGTCTGTGTGCCGCCGACGGATATTCCCAATGTGGGCCGCTTCAGCGTGCTCAAGGATCCCCAGGGAGCGACCTTTGCTGTCATAGCCCTGGATTTCTGA
- a CDS encoding globin family protein: MSVTAQQVRLIKHSFALVKPEADAAAALFYRTLFEIDPKLKLLFRQDLRSQGRKLMAMLDAAVQGLDAPDKLVPILQDLARRHVKYGVKTNHFSPVGNALLFTLKQGLGDAYTDEVKAAWIAVIHLVADVMKAEMDKEVTPA, translated from the coding sequence ATGTCAGTCACAGCCCAGCAAGTCCGCTTAATCAAACACTCATTTGCCCTGGTCAAACCCGAAGCCGATGCGGCAGCGGCGTTGTTCTACCGCACCTTGTTTGAGATAGACCCCAAACTGAAGCTGCTATTTCGCCAGGATCTGCGCAGTCAGGGACGCAAACTGATGGCCATGCTGGATGCTGCGGTGCAGGGGCTGGATGCGCCGGACAAGCTGGTGCCCATTTTGCAGGACCTGGCCAGGCGCCATGTGAAATACGGGGTCAAAACCAACCATTTCAGTCCGGTGGGCAATGCGCTGTTATTTACCCTGAAACAGGGGCTGGGTGATGCCTATACCGACGAAGTCAAAGCGGCTTGGATAGCGGTAATCCACCTGGTGGCGGATGTAATGAAGGCGGAAATGGATAAGGAAGTAACGCCGGCGTAG
- the mtr gene encoding tryptophan permease: MANHMGVQAPKSLLGGAMIIAGTTVGAGMFSLPVVGAGMWFGYSLLMMVGVWLCMLLSGLLLLETNLRFEPGASFDTLTRESLGRFGRIVNGLSIAFVLYILTYAYISGGGSIVNHSVAGLGLELPQSLAGLLFALVLATVVVISTKAVDRISTLMLGAMIISFFLAIAQLLLDVDTTTLFQPDGEQRFAPFLWAALPFGLASFGYHGNVPSLVKYYGKEPAKVAKALFIGTFIALVIYTCWMLATMGNLPRSQFSDIIAQGGNMGVLVAALTQVMSNSWLASMLTLFAHLAVASSFLGVTLGLFDYLADLFGFADDGKGRLKTALVTFVPPTVLGLLFPDGFLVAIGFAALAATVWTLIVPGMMAHRMRRADPGYSGFKVPGGKAVILLVVAFGILTAACHLLAMAQWLPVYA; this comes from the coding sequence ATGGCTAACCATATGGGCGTGCAAGCCCCGAAATCCCTGTTGGGTGGTGCCATGATTATTGCCGGCACCACGGTCGGGGCCGGCATGTTTTCCCTGCCCGTGGTGGGTGCCGGCATGTGGTTTGGTTATTCGCTGCTGATGATGGTCGGGGTCTGGCTGTGCATGTTGCTTTCGGGCCTGCTGCTGCTGGAAACCAACCTGCGTTTTGAGCCGGGGGCCAGCTTCGATACCCTGACCCGGGAATCACTCGGCCGTTTTGGTCGCATAGTGAATGGCCTGTCGATTGCGTTCGTGCTCTACATTCTTACCTACGCCTACATCAGCGGCGGCGGTTCCATAGTGAATCACAGCGTCGCCGGTTTGGGGCTGGAACTGCCCCAAAGCCTGGCGGGCTTACTCTTTGCCCTGGTGTTGGCGACCGTGGTGGTGATCAGCACCAAGGCGGTGGACAGGATAAGTACCCTGATGCTGGGGGCCATGATCATCAGTTTCTTCCTGGCCATAGCCCAGCTGCTGTTGGATGTGGATACCACTACCTTGTTTCAGCCCGATGGCGAGCAGCGCTTTGCACCTTTCCTGTGGGCGGCACTGCCCTTCGGGTTGGCAAGCTTCGGCTATCACGGCAATGTGCCTTCCCTGGTGAAATACTATGGCAAGGAGCCGGCGAAAGTTGCCAAGGCGCTGTTTATCGGCACCTTTATCGCGCTGGTTATCTACACCTGTTGGATGCTGGCCACCATGGGCAACCTGCCGCGCAGCCAATTCAGCGACATCATTGCCCAAGGGGGCAATATGGGGGTGTTGGTGGCGGCACTGACCCAGGTCATGTCAAATAGCTGGCTGGCGAGCATGTTGACCCTGTTTGCCCACCTGGCGGTGGCGTCTTCCTTCCTAGGGGTGACCCTGGGCCTGTTTGATTACCTGGCGGACCTGTTTGGTTTTGCCGACGATGGCAAGGGCAGGTTAAAGACTGCTCTGGTGACCTTTGTGCCACCCACAGTGCTGGGACTGTTGTTCCCCGACGGTTTCCTGGTGGCCATTGGCTTTGCTGCCCTGGCGGCCACAGTATGGACCCTGATAGTCCCGGGTATGATGGCCCACAGGATGCGCCGTGCCGACCCAGGCTACTCGGGATTCAAGGTTCCCGGCGGCAAGGCGGTGATACTGTTGGTGGTGGCCTTCGGCATACTGACGGCGGCCTGTCATTTGCTGGCCATGGCACAATGGCTGCCCGTATACGCCTGA
- the plsB gene encoding glycerol-3-phosphate 1-O-acyltransferase PlsB: MSTQDSLWYRTLRWIQKKLVHTIVVPQEPFADLNLDAARPLVYVMKTESVSDIAALSEVTAKFGLPSPYEPLHVNGLSSPRVVCLEGAKPLFGQRQGNEPFLNAFMQLLSVHKQKPELDIQLVPVSLYWGRTPGKEDDSMRAALLERENPTWLRKCLMILFLGRHNFVQFSNAVSLRYMADEHGTDKRIAQKLARVARVHFRRQRKVMTGPALPNRQAMFHALLQSDNLKKAIAEEAAAKKVSEAKARETAIGYLDEIAADYSDSLVRVAERMLTWLWNKLYSGINIRGAEQVRQLHHDGHEIVYVPCHRSHMDYLLLSYILYYQGMVPPHIAAGINLNFWPAGPLFRRGGAFFIRRSFNGNKLYTAVFREYLDQLFAKGYSVEYFTEGGRSRTGRLLAPKTGMLAMTLNSVLRGIERPVTLVPVYLGYDHVMEVATYHKELSGKKKQKESLWQVLGIIRKLRNFGQGYVNFGEPITLQSFLSDRVPEWRGALDEDPDQKPSWLTPAVNALANQVMTRINNAAAASSVTLNSLVLLASEQNALERSQLERQLDLYLKLLKQVPYTSYISVAEGNGHQLVEQGLKLNKFVQHSDALGDIIAIEEHQAISLTYYRNNVIHLMVVPSLIASCLVHHENIGREEIQAIVAEFYPLLKAELFMGIDDVPAYVDAVLDQLIEDGLVTATDTLQAVNERINQLLLLAGIISETLQRYGIIFNLLAAKPHIERAELENESHLLASRLGALHGITAPEFYDKKLYGTLSSKLKELGYLAQVSQSADVVRIRDHVNGLLRTTVRQTIVDTVAKES, encoded by the coding sequence ATGTCAACCCAAGACTCGCTGTGGTATAGAACCCTCCGCTGGATCCAGAAAAAACTGGTGCACACCATAGTGGTGCCCCAGGAGCCTTTTGCCGATCTTAATCTTGATGCGGCACGCCCCCTGGTTTACGTCATGAAAACCGAATCGGTAAGTGATATTGCCGCCCTGAGTGAAGTCACCGCCAAGTTTGGCTTGCCAAGCCCCTATGAGCCCCTGCACGTGAATGGTTTGAGCAGTCCGAGGGTGGTTTGCCTTGAGGGGGCAAAACCCCTGTTTGGGCAGCGTCAGGGCAATGAACCCTTCCTCAATGCTTTTATGCAGTTACTGTCTGTCCATAAGCAAAAGCCGGAGCTGGATATCCAGCTGGTCCCGGTGAGCCTTTATTGGGGCCGGACTCCGGGCAAGGAAGATGACAGCATGCGCGCGGCATTGCTGGAGCGGGAAAATCCCACCTGGTTGCGCAAGTGCCTGATGATATTGTTCCTCGGTCGTCACAACTTCGTGCAATTTTCCAATGCGGTTTCCCTGCGTTATATGGCCGATGAACACGGCACCGACAAACGCATTGCCCAGAAACTGGCCCGGGTGGCCAGGGTGCATTTCCGCCGTCAGCGCAAGGTGATGACAGGTCCGGCGTTGCCTAATCGTCAGGCCATGTTCCATGCGCTGTTGCAGTCCGATAACCTGAAAAAGGCCATTGCCGAAGAAGCGGCTGCCAAGAAGGTTTCCGAGGCCAAGGCCCGCGAAACGGCTATAGGTTATCTCGACGAGATAGCGGCCGACTATTCGGACAGCCTGGTGCGGGTGGCTGAGCGTATGCTGACCTGGCTGTGGAACAAGCTCTACAGCGGTATCAATATCCGCGGTGCCGAGCAGGTGCGTCAGCTGCACCATGATGGCCATGAAATTGTCTATGTGCCCTGTCATCGCAGTCACATGGATTACCTGCTGCTGTCTTACATTCTTTATTACCAGGGCATGGTACCGCCTCATATCGCGGCGGGCATTAACCTCAACTTCTGGCCGGCGGGACCTTTGTTCCGTCGCGGCGGCGCCTTCTTTATTCGCCGCAGCTTCAATGGCAACAAGCTCTATACCGCAGTGTTCCGCGAATACCTGGATCAGCTGTTTGCCAAGGGCTATTCGGTGGAGTATTTCACCGAAGGTGGCCGTTCACGCACCGGTCGTCTGCTGGCGCCCAAAACCGGCATGCTGGCCATGACGCTTAACAGTGTACTGCGTGGCATAGAGCGTCCGGTCACCCTGGTGCCCGTGTATCTGGGCTATGACCATGTGATGGAAGTGGCCACCTACCACAAGGAACTCAGCGGCAAGAAGAAGCAGAAGGAATCCCTGTGGCAGGTGCTGGGCATCATCCGCAAGTTGCGCAACTTTGGTCAGGGCTATGTGAATTTCGGCGAGCCCATCACCCTGCAATCTTTCCTCAGCGACCGTGTTCCCGAGTGGCGCGGTGCCCTGGATGAGGACCCGGATCAGAAACCTTCCTGGCTGACGCCGGCGGTCAATGCCCTGGCCAATCAGGTGATGACCCGGATCAACAATGCGGCGGCCGCCAGTTCGGTTACCCTCAACAGTTTGGTATTGTTGGCCTCCGAACAAAATGCCCTGGAACGCAGCCAGCTGGAGCGCCAGTTGGATCTGTATCTGAAGCTGCTCAAACAGGTGCCTTACACCTCCTACATCTCGGTGGCAGAAGGTAACGGCCATCAACTGGTGGAACAGGGGCTGAAGCTGAACAAGTTTGTACAGCATTCCGATGCCCTGGGTGACATCATAGCGATTGAAGAGCATCAGGCGATTTCCCTGACCTACTACCGCAATAATGTCATTCACCTGATGGTGGTTCCGTCACTGATCGCTAGTTGCCTGGTGCACCATGAAAATATCGGTCGGGAAGAAATACAGGCCATTGTGGCCGAGTTTTATCCCCTGCTTAAGGCCGAACTCTTTATGGGCATAGACGATGTGCCCGCCTATGTGGATGCCGTGCTGGATCAATTGATTGAAGATGGTTTGGTTACCGCTACCGACACATTGCAGGCGGTGAACGAACGCATCAACCAGCTGCTGTTGCTGGCGGGAATTATCAGTGAAACCCTGCAGCGCTATGGCATTATTTTCAACCTGCTTGCCGCCAAGCCCCACATAGAAAGGGCCGAGCTGGAAAATGAAAGTCATTTGCTGGCCAGTCGCCTCGGCGCCCTGCACGGTATTACCGCGCCCGAGTTCTACGACAAAAAGCTCTATGGGACTTTGTCCAGCAAACTCAAGGAATTGGGGTATCTTGCCCAGGTGTCTCAAAGCGCAGATGTCGTCAGGATCCGCGACCATGTGAATGGCTTGCTGCGTACCACGGTTCGCCAAACCATAGTTGACACTGTGGCCAAGGAGAGCTGA
- the lexA gene encoding transcriptional repressor LexA → MRPLTPRQAEILDLIKRNIADTGMPPTRAEIATRLGFKSANAAEEHLKALAKKGCIEIMPGTSRGIRLAGDEHEDAEHQGLPLIGQVAAGEPILAQEHVEQYYQVDPAMFRPQADFLLRVRGDSMKDIGILEGDLLAVHKMQQPRNGQVVVARVEDDVTVKRFERKGNVVYLHAENEAYAPIKVDLSCQSLTIEGLAVGVIRNGDWL, encoded by the coding sequence ATGAGACCGCTGACACCGCGCCAGGCTGAAATACTGGACCTGATCAAACGCAATATCGCCGATACCGGTATGCCGCCAACCCGTGCCGAAATTGCCACACGTTTGGGCTTCAAAAGTGCCAATGCCGCCGAAGAACATCTCAAGGCACTGGCCAAGAAGGGCTGTATTGAAATTATGCCCGGCACCTCCCGCGGTATTCGTCTTGCGGGCGACGAACATGAAGACGCTGAGCATCAGGGATTGCCGCTGATAGGTCAGGTGGCGGCCGGTGAGCCTATTTTGGCCCAGGAACACGTGGAGCAGTATTACCAGGTGGATCCAGCCATGTTCCGCCCCCAGGCCGACTTTTTACTGCGGGTTCGGGGCGACAGTATGAAGGACATAGGCATACTCGAAGGCGATCTGTTGGCGGTACACAAGATGCAGCAGCCGCGCAACGGTCAGGTGGTGGTCGCCCGGGTTGAAGATGATGTGACGGTCAAACGCTTCGAACGCAAGGGCAATGTGGTTTACCTGCATGCCGAAAACGAAGCCTACGCCCCGATAAAGGTGGATCTCAGCTGCCAAAGTCTGACCATTGAAGGTCTGGCGGTCGGTGTCATCCGTAATGGAGACTGGTTATGA
- a CDS encoding cell division inhibitor SulA yields MNKLLGNAPRHPGLWRDLPADNAGANTEVSMLTTSDQGRNELKHLCPQLAQLSHQGRWIVLISPPNIGYKDLLAQAGVRMDRVLLVHAKDEVETLWAMEKALTSGTSSAVLCWSSSLDPRDERRLQLVAKSAVAMGVIFQDVNAHSHGNPCHQAAIPMTLSNQFQPLH; encoded by the coding sequence ATGAACAAGCTGCTCGGTAATGCTCCCCGCCATCCCGGCCTGTGGCGCGACCTGCCCGCTGACAATGCCGGCGCCAATACGGAAGTCAGCATGCTGACCACCAGCGATCAGGGCCGTAACGAACTAAAGCACTTGTGCCCCCAATTGGCGCAGCTGAGTCATCAGGGTCGTTGGATAGTGCTGATCAGTCCGCCCAATATAGGCTACAAAGACCTCCTGGCCCAGGCCGGCGTGCGTATGGACAGAGTCTTACTGGTGCATGCCAAGGATGAAGTGGAAACCCTGTGGGCCATGGAAAAAGCGCTGACCAGTGGCACTTCCAGTGCGGTACTTTGCTGGAGCAGCAGCCTGGACCCCAGAGATGAACGCCGCTTACAGCTGGTTGCCAAGAGTGCGGTTGCCATGGGTGTCATATTTCAGGATGTAAATGCTCACTCTCATGGAAATCCTTGTCACCAAGCCGCTATTCCCATGACCCTTTCCAACCAGTTTCAACCGCTGCACTGA
- the ctaD gene encoding cytochrome c oxidase subunit I, which translates to MNSISRELTSGLNEVTQDHEHDTHEHHGPATGIRRWLYTTNHKDIGTLYLWFSFIMFLVGGAMAMVIRAELFQPGLQLVEPNFFNQMTTVHGLVMVFGAVMPAFTGLANWLIPMMIGAPDMALPRMNNWSFWILPFAFLILLSSLFMEGGAPNFGWTFYAPLSTTYSPDSTALFVFSVHIMGMSSIMGAINVIVTIVNLRAPGMTWMKLPLFVWTWLITAFLLIAVMPVLAGTVTMVLTDKYFGTSFFAAAGGGDPVMFQHIFWFFGHPEVYIMILPSFGIISAIVPTFARKKLFGYASMVYATASIAILSFLVWAHHMFTTGMPVFAELFFMYCTMLIAVPTGVKVFNWVATLWRGSISYETPMLFALAFIILFTIGGFSGLMLAITPVDFQYHDTYFVVAHFHYVLVTGAIFSIMAAAYFWLPKWTGHMYDEKLAKIHFWCSVVSVNVLFFPMHFLGLAGMPRRIPDYSVQFADVNQIVSIGGFAFGLSQLIFLAVVLKCIRGGAKAPDKPWDGAEGLEWTLPSPAPYHSFSTPPEVK; encoded by the coding sequence ATGAATTCAATTAGCCGCGAACTTACCTCAGGGCTCAACGAAGTGACGCAGGATCATGAGCACGATACCCATGAACATCATGGCCCCGCCACCGGCATACGCCGCTGGCTTTATACCACCAACCACAAGGACATAGGCACGCTTTACCTTTGGTTCAGCTTCATCATGTTCCTGGTGGGTGGTGCCATGGCCATGGTCATCCGTGCCGAATTGTTCCAGCCCGGTCTGCAGTTGGTCGAGCCGAACTTCTTTAATCAGATGACCACAGTCCATGGATTGGTCATGGTGTTCGGTGCAGTTATGCCCGCCTTTACAGGGTTGGCTAACTGGCTGATCCCCATGATGATAGGCGCGCCGGACATGGCGCTGCCCCGGATGAACAACTGGAGTTTCTGGATCCTGCCCTTTGCCTTCCTGATCCTGCTCAGCTCCCTGTTTATGGAAGGCGGTGCGCCCAACTTTGGCTGGACCTTCTACGCCCCACTGTCGACCACCTACAGCCCCGACAGCACAGCGCTGTTTGTGTTCTCAGTGCATATCATGGGTATGAGCTCAATCATGGGGGCCATCAACGTCATAGTCACCATAGTCAACCTGCGGGCACCTGGCATGACCTGGATGAAGTTACCGCTGTTTGTCTGGACCTGGCTCATCACTGCTTTCCTGCTGATCGCCGTGATGCCGGTACTGGCGGGAACTGTGACCATGGTGTTGACCGACAAATACTTCGGCACCAGCTTCTTTGCCGCGGCCGGTGGTGGTGATCCTGTAATGTTCCAGCACATCTTCTGGTTCTTCGGCCACCCCGAGGTGTACATCATGATTTTGCCGTCCTTCGGCATTATCTCAGCCATTGTGCCCACCTTTGCCCGCAAGAAGCTGTTCGGCTATGCCTCCATGGTGTATGCCACCGCCAGTATCGCCATCCTCTCGTTCCTTGTGTGGGCCCACCACATGTTTACCACGGGTATGCCGGTTTTTGCCGAACTGTTTTTCATGTACTGCACCATGCTGATCGCCGTACCAACCGGGGTGAAGGTGTTCAACTGGGTGGCCACCCTGTGGCGTGGTTCCATCAGCTATGAAACGCCCATGTTGTTTGCGCTGGCTTTCATAATTCTGTTCACCATAGGGGGCTTTTCCGGCTTGATGCTGGCCATTACGCCGGTGGATTTCCAGTACCATGACACCTACTTCGTCGTGGCTCACTTCCACTACGTATTAGTAACGGGCGCCATCTTCTCCATCATGGCCGCAGCTTATTTCTGGCTGCCCAAGTGGACCGGACACATGTATGACGAAAAGCTGGCCAAGATCCATTTCTGGTGCTCAGTGGTTTCGGTGAACGTGCTGTTCTTCCCCATGCACTTCCTGGGCTTGGCCGGCATGCCACGAAGGATCCCCGATTACTCGGTGCAGTTTGCCGACGTCAATCAGATAGTGTCCATCGGCGGCTTTGCCTTTGGCCTGTCACAACTGATCTTCCTGGCGGTGGTGCTTAAATGCATTCGAGGTGGTGCCAAGGCACCTGATAAGCCATGGGATGGGGCCGAAGGTCTGGAGTGGACGCTGCCGAGCCCGGCACCCTACCACTCATTCAGTACCCCACCCGAGGTCAAGTAG